One window of Novipirellula aureliae genomic DNA carries:
- a CDS encoding cbb3-type cytochrome c oxidase N-terminal domain-containing protein, translated as MNSDKTSSTDGTQQDEIVGHIPDDPLTGHAYDGIQEFDNPLPGWWKWMFIGSIFFAFPYWAFYHGGAEGRTVEARYDQALAANIRLQFEEIGELKLDRPTVLKYLYEPSWLRVGQTVFKTHCVSCHGADGGGLVGPNLTDDEYKNIKDIGDFLNVLQNGAAGGAMPAWKNRLSANEILLVSSYAASLRGTEPASGKNPEGRTIAPWPDAPSEDAEASKEAESPEAESPEAESPEAESPEAESPEAESPKDNA; from the coding sequence ATGAATTCTGACAAAACCAGCTCAACGGACGGAACGCAGCAAGACGAAATCGTCGGGCATATCCCTGACGATCCGCTTACCGGTCATGCTTACGACGGGATCCAAGAGTTTGATAATCCACTACCCGGATGGTGGAAATGGATGTTTATTGGATCGATCTTTTTTGCCTTCCCCTATTGGGCTTTCTATCATGGTGGAGCGGAAGGCCGAACGGTCGAAGCACGCTACGATCAAGCTCTCGCTGCAAACATTCGTCTACAATTCGAAGAGATTGGGGAACTGAAACTCGATCGCCCCACCGTGCTCAAGTACTTGTACGAACCCTCGTGGTTACGAGTGGGGCAAACGGTTTTCAAAACGCATTGCGTTTCCTGTCATGGTGCGGATGGCGGCGGTTTGGTGGGTCCGAATTTGACCGATGATGAGTATAAAAACATAAAGGACATTGGCGATTTTCTAAACGTTCTTCAGAATGGTGCAGCGGGTGGAGCGATGCCAGCGTGGAAGAATCGTTTATCCGCAAACGAAATTCTGTTGGTATCGAGCTATGCCGCAAGTTTGCGGGGCACCGAACCGGCATCGGGCAAGAATCCTGAAGGACGGACGATCGCTCCGTGGCCTGATGCGCCTTCCGAAGATGCCGAAGCTTCGAAGGAAGCCGAATCACCCGAGGCTGAGTCGCCCGAGGCCGAATCACCCGAGGCCGAATCACCCGAGGCCGAATCACCCGAAGCCGAATCACCTAAAGACAATGCCTAG
- the ccoN gene encoding cytochrome-c oxidase, cbb3-type subunit I — protein sequence METPSGLSADQDPSELERTGTQEVLETYSYDDDIVRKFATATLVWAAIATIVGLIVALLLVLPNMFGGLEWLSFGRLRPLHTNAAIFAFAGNAIFAAVYYSTQRLCKCRMWSDTLSRLHFWGWQAIIVAAAITLPLGITQSKEYAELEWPIDLAIAVVWLGFFGGNFLMTLIHRRERHMYVALWFYIATIVTVTVLHVFNNLVIPIGLAKSYPVYAGVQDAFMQWWYGHNAVAFFLTTPFLGLMYYFLPKAANRPVFSYRLSIIHFWSLVFIYIWAGPHHLHYTALPEWASTLGMLFSVMLWMPSWGGMINGLLTLRGAWQKVATDPVLKFFVVGITFYGMSTFEGPLLSVKSVNALSHYTDWTIAHVHSGALGWNGMMSFGMLYWLLPRLFQTKLWSTTLASAHFWVATIGILLYIVPIYAAGLMQGLMWRAMDETGNLVYPDFIETIQSIMPLWWLRVLGGLLFVSGILMMAVNWFMTWSTRPAVYEVPVYQSPRLAAKYEEVEPTQKSNLEDVPVLDTARSLEIWSRMGWHRRWERLPVRFTILATLAVVIASLFEIIPTFLIRSNVPTIATVKPYTPLELAGRDIFVSEGCYNCHSQMIRPFVAETKRYGEYSKPGESIYDRPFQWGSRRIGPDLAREGGKQSSLWHWLHFENPEQVSPGSVMPSYIHLLETSLNFERTKDRVWAARTLGAPYDFELEEAPQMARKQAESIAADIVSQGGPVSRGGVMTLDSQAVALIAFLQRVGIDIFAAPETAADPAAEPEAEVASR from the coding sequence ATTGAGACCCCCTCCGGCTTGTCCGCTGATCAAGACCCTAGTGAATTGGAACGGACTGGCACTCAAGAAGTGCTAGAGACGTATTCGTATGACGATGACATTGTCCGCAAATTTGCCACCGCCACCTTGGTGTGGGCGGCGATTGCCACAATCGTTGGGTTGATTGTTGCCCTGTTGTTGGTGCTGCCCAACATGTTTGGCGGATTGGAGTGGCTTAGTTTTGGCCGTCTTCGTCCGCTACACACCAATGCGGCTATCTTCGCTTTTGCGGGCAATGCGATTTTCGCTGCGGTCTACTACAGCACTCAGCGTTTATGCAAGTGCCGGATGTGGAGCGACACGCTAAGCCGTTTGCATTTTTGGGGCTGGCAAGCGATTATTGTTGCCGCAGCGATCACGTTGCCTTTGGGGATCACACAGAGTAAAGAGTACGCTGAGTTGGAGTGGCCGATTGACTTGGCGATTGCGGTTGTCTGGCTCGGCTTTTTCGGTGGCAACTTTTTAATGACGCTGATCCACCGCCGCGAACGGCACATGTATGTGGCATTGTGGTTCTACATTGCGACGATTGTGACCGTGACGGTGCTTCACGTTTTCAACAATTTGGTGATCCCGATTGGGTTGGCCAAGAGTTATCCCGTCTACGCGGGTGTTCAGGATGCGTTCATGCAGTGGTGGTATGGGCACAATGCGGTAGCGTTTTTCCTGACAACACCGTTCCTTGGTTTGATGTACTACTTCCTACCGAAGGCAGCGAACCGGCCCGTCTTTAGTTACCGACTTTCCATCATTCACTTTTGGTCGTTGGTCTTCATCTACATTTGGGCAGGACCTCACCACTTGCATTACACCGCATTACCCGAATGGGCATCGACGCTGGGAATGCTCTTTAGTGTGATGCTTTGGATGCCGTCATGGGGTGGGATGATTAACGGGCTGTTAACCCTTCGCGGTGCCTGGCAAAAGGTTGCGACGGATCCCGTTTTAAAGTTCTTTGTCGTTGGGATCACGTTCTACGGTATGTCGACATTTGAAGGTCCCTTGCTGAGTGTGAAGAGCGTCAACGCGTTAAGTCACTACACCGATTGGACAATCGCTCACGTTCACTCGGGTGCATTGGGCTGGAACGGTATGATGTCATTTGGGATGCTCTATTGGTTATTGCCTCGCTTGTTCCAAACCAAGTTGTGGAGCACCACGTTGGCATCGGCTCACTTTTGGGTTGCGACGATTGGGATTCTGCTTTACATCGTTCCGATCTATGCAGCGGGTTTGATGCAAGGTTTGATGTGGCGTGCGATGGACGAAACGGGCAACCTCGTCTATCCCGACTTTATCGAAACGATTCAATCGATCATGCCGCTATGGTGGTTGCGAGTGCTTGGTGGTTTGTTGTTCGTCAGTGGCATTTTAATGATGGCGGTGAACTGGTTCATGACTTGGTCGACTCGCCCGGCGGTATATGAGGTGCCTGTCTATCAATCGCCTCGATTAGCGGCGAAGTATGAAGAAGTCGAGCCAACGCAGAAGAGCAATCTGGAAGACGTGCCGGTACTCGATACGGCACGAAGTTTGGAAATCTGGTCGCGAATGGGCTGGCATCGACGTTGGGAACGTTTGCCTGTGCGGTTTACGATCCTTGCGACCTTGGCAGTGGTCATTGCCAGTTTGTTCGAGATCATTCCGACGTTTTTGATTCGCAGCAACGTGCCAACCATAGCAACGGTCAAACCTTACACGCCTCTCGAATTAGCCGGACGGGACATCTTCGTTTCGGAAGGTTGTTACAATTGCCATTCGCAAATGATTCGTCCCTTTGTGGCCGAAACCAAACGTTACGGAGAATACAGCAAGCCTGGCGAATCGATCTACGATCGTCCCTTCCAATGGGGCAGTCGTCGGATCGGTCCCGACTTGGCTCGAGAAGGTGGCAAGCAGAGTAGTTTGTGGCACTGGTTGCACTTTGAGAATCCCGAGCAGGTATCTCCCGGAAGTGTGATGCCGAGCTACATTCATCTGTTGGAAACGTCGCTGAACTTCGAACGCACGAAAGACCGTGTTTGGGCGGCTCGAACGCTCGGTGCACCATACGATTTCGAATTAGAGGAAGCACCCCAGATGGCTCGTAAACAAGCCGAATCCATTGCAGCCGACATTGTTTCTCAGGGCGGACCGGTGTCGCGCGGTGGCGTGATGACACTCGATTCGCAAGCGGTTGCCTTGATCGCTTTCTTACAACGCGTCGGCATCGATATCTTCGCTGCGCCCGAGACGGCTGCGGATCCAGCCGCAGAACCCGAGGCGGAAGTCGCCAGCCGTTAA
- a CDS encoding sulfite exporter TauE/SafE family protein — protein sequence MFTLGMAVFVASLLGSLHCIGMCGPLALWVTGGGSSRSTIVSYHLGRLTTYMIAAVAAGILGAAVSFGGEMVGFQSAAAIIAGSLLIAVGLYRLAQLHPKFSTLFAFSTTGPSKVASVLQRFKPLIERRGRNGKAYLGGLITTWLPCGWLYLFVLVAAGTGGLLPAIVVMFSFWVGTLPALTAILVGARSLTPRLRGMLPIAASILLIVTGLYTVTGRAAVDVSSLVAPTMAGDLSASSMVDLKNEPLPCCSGEAVEEAGVDAEEPPCCDAESDDEPDD from the coding sequence GTGTTTACGTTGGGAATGGCTGTGTTTGTCGCTAGCCTTCTGGGTAGTTTACACTGCATTGGAATGTGTGGCCCGCTGGCGCTTTGGGTCACCGGTGGCGGTTCGAGCCGATCGACGATTGTCTCCTACCACCTGGGCCGATTAACGACTTATATGATTGCCGCAGTCGCCGCAGGGATTCTGGGTGCGGCCGTTTCGTTCGGTGGAGAGATGGTTGGTTTTCAATCAGCCGCGGCAATCATCGCAGGGTCCTTGTTGATTGCGGTGGGGCTCTATCGATTGGCTCAGCTCCATCCAAAGTTCAGCACACTGTTTGCCTTCTCCACAACGGGACCATCCAAGGTGGCGAGCGTTTTGCAAAGGTTCAAGCCACTGATTGAACGGCGTGGCCGGAATGGCAAAGCTTATCTCGGCGGCTTGATTACGACTTGGCTTCCCTGTGGTTGGTTGTATCTGTTTGTTTTGGTGGCCGCTGGGACGGGAGGGCTATTGCCTGCGATCGTTGTCATGTTTTCTTTCTGGGTCGGCACCCTGCCAGCATTGACCGCAATCCTTGTGGGTGCCCGGTCGTTGACCCCACGGCTGCGCGGGATGCTTCCGATCGCGGCCAGCATTCTGCTGATTGTGACGGGACTCTACACGGTCACCGGACGCGCGGCCGTCGATGTTTCCTCGCTCGTCGCGCCGACGATGGCAGGCGATTTGTCCGCAAGCTCGATGGTCGATTTGAAGAACGAACCGCTGCCGTGTTGTTCCGGTGAAGCGGTGGAGGAAGCCGGCGTTGATGCTGAGGAGCCGCCATGCTGCGATGCGGAAAGTGACGATGAACCGGACGATTGA
- the ccoG gene encoding cytochrome c oxidase accessory protein CcoG codes for MSTSSPRGDLPVVDKSDNGKTNAEQSAMLEAPEHVLSTLEQDGTRRWLRPKLSTGYWWKRRRSVAYALIAFFVALPHVRIGGMPPVLLDVPSRRFVFLGHTFLPTDTLLLALVMLGGFLTIVLATALSGRVWCGWACPQTVYMEYLFRPIDRLFEGTVGKGGKPKNKIEGWRWFARFAVYLVLCMVLAHTFLAYFVGTDQLAIWLTGSPFDHPVAFLVMGAVTALMMFDFLYFREQTCLIACPYGRFQSVMLDRQSLIVAYDPNRGEPRKKGKRVEGDGLGDCVACNQCVVVCPTGIDIRDGLQLECINCTQCIDACDDVMTKVHKPTGLIRYSSQDALAGKPPKVFRLRTVAYPLLLLAVGIGFFAVLSTKYAFDARLIRGKGMPFTRQDQGTISNQFRLRLVNRTNETRTYTVEMMDPVSATIHEIEAEKTKLESNGTTLVPLMIEIPTKAFGPAGNADGRIRVTDDAGNERLLRMQLLGPRR; via the coding sequence ATGAGTACTTCCTCGCCACGTGGCGACCTACCCGTTGTCGACAAATCGGACAATGGAAAAACGAACGCAGAGCAATCCGCGATGCTGGAGGCGCCGGAGCATGTATTGAGCACGCTTGAGCAAGATGGAACCCGGCGTTGGTTGCGCCCGAAGTTGTCGACGGGTTATTGGTGGAAACGTCGCCGCTCGGTCGCATACGCATTGATCGCATTTTTCGTAGCCCTTCCACATGTGCGAATTGGCGGGATGCCGCCTGTCTTGTTGGATGTCCCGTCGCGTCGCTTCGTTTTCCTGGGCCATACGTTCCTGCCCACCGATACCCTGCTGTTGGCACTCGTCATGCTCGGCGGTTTTTTGACGATCGTTCTAGCGACCGCGCTGAGCGGTCGGGTGTGGTGTGGTTGGGCGTGTCCGCAAACGGTTTACATGGAGTATCTGTTTCGCCCCATCGACCGCTTGTTCGAAGGGACGGTTGGCAAAGGCGGTAAGCCGAAGAACAAGATCGAAGGTTGGCGTTGGTTTGCCCGATTTGCAGTCTATTTAGTTCTCTGCATGGTGCTTGCCCATACGTTTTTGGCCTACTTTGTCGGTACGGATCAACTGGCGATTTGGTTGACGGGTTCACCATTTGATCATCCGGTTGCCTTCTTGGTCATGGGAGCTGTAACCGCCTTGATGATGTTCGATTTTTTGTATTTTCGAGAACAAACCTGCTTGATCGCTTGTCCTTATGGACGCTTTCAATCGGTGATGCTCGATCGGCAAAGTTTGATTGTTGCCTACGACCCGAATCGGGGCGAGCCACGAAAGAAGGGAAAGCGAGTTGAAGGGGATGGGCTTGGAGATTGTGTCGCTTGCAACCAATGTGTTGTCGTCTGTCCGACCGGAATCGATATTCGCGATGGTTTGCAGTTAGAGTGCATCAACTGTACCCAGTGCATCGATGCATGCGACGATGTGATGACCAAGGTCCATAAGCCGACCGGATTGATTCGTTATAGTTCGCAAGACGCGTTGGCGGGAAAGCCACCGAAGGTTTTTCGATTGCGAACGGTTGCTTACCCACTTTTGCTATTAGCGGTAGGCATCGGCTTTTTCGCCGTTTTGTCGACCAAATATGCGTTCGATGCCCGCTTGATCCGAGGTAAGGGAATGCCGTTTACGCGGCAAGATCAAGGGACGATTAGTAACCAATTCCGTCTTCGTCTCGTTAATCGGACCAACGAGACGCGAACCTACACGGTGGAAATGATGGACCCAGTATCGGCAACGATACACGAGATCGAGGCGGAAAAAACGAAACTCGAAAGCAACGGTACGACGCTGGTTCCGCTAATGATCGAAATTCCGACGAAAGCGTTTGGCCCAGCCGGCAACGCCGATGGTAGAATACGAGTTACCGATGATGCCGGAAATGAGCGACTTTTAAGAATGCAGCTATTAGGCCCCCGGCGATAG
- a CDS encoding FixH family protein, whose protein sequence is MKNEKVSRESNRIANHKAALRWGGFVVALLTVQVLVGVYAIYLASGDPSVAALPNYYENALNWDEKVKAEAFSRELGWTLVLGAIEDGGTVGLQGKLTDKDGSPVSIASGTIELYHHARASEIDQIRLKPSSEGTFGIVGCLPTDGLWQVNGKFTNGDGTEFVDSRVLMVHSSNQRSTPQGG, encoded by the coding sequence ATGAAAAATGAAAAAGTTAGTCGTGAGTCAAATCGGATTGCGAACCATAAAGCAGCCCTACGCTGGGGTGGCTTCGTGGTCGCGCTTCTCACCGTGCAAGTGCTCGTTGGTGTCTATGCCATCTACCTTGCCTCCGGCGATCCATCGGTCGCGGCACTTCCGAATTACTATGAAAACGCATTGAACTGGGACGAAAAGGTCAAGGCGGAGGCGTTTTCAAGAGAACTCGGTTGGACGTTGGTTCTGGGGGCAATCGAAGATGGCGGCACGGTAGGGCTCCAGGGGAAATTGACGGACAAAGATGGCTCGCCCGTCTCGATCGCTTCGGGAACGATCGAGTTGTATCATCACGCGCGGGCTTCCGAGATCGATCAGATCAGGCTGAAACCGAGTTCCGAGGGGACCTTCGGCATCGTCGGTTGCTTGCCGACCGACGGTTTGTGGCAAGTCAATGGAAAATTCACAAATGGTGATGGAACCGAGTTTGTAGACTCGCGAGTATTGATGGTCCATTCGTCGAATCAAAGATCCACACCGCAAGGGGGTTAG